A section of the Balearica regulorum gibbericeps isolate bBalReg1 chromosome 6, bBalReg1.pri, whole genome shotgun sequence genome encodes:
- the RAB17 gene encoding ras-related protein Rab-17 isoform X1 has product MALKATPGTSLEGIRPTYLYKVVLLGSTSVGKSSLAYRYVKNDFKESLPTVGCSFFTQTLNLEAGTVKFEIWDTAGQEKYHSVCHLYYRGAHAALLVYDITNKETLNRAKLWLGDLEKEFLPDEIVIALVGNKTDLAADREVATEEGEEFARTKGLLFMETSAKSNHQVNDIFMAIAQELLQREQKKASAPSPHGRSTVNLRQSRARMGCCQL; this is encoded by the exons ATGGCGCTGAAAGCAACGCCGGGCACCTCCCTGGAGGGAATTCGTCCCACCTACCTCTACAAGGTGGTTCTGCTGGGGAGCACATCGGTGGGGAAGTCAAGCCTGGCCTACCGATACGTGAAAAATGACTTCAAGGAGTCGCTGCCAACCGTGGGAT GCTCCTTCTTCACGCAGACGCTCAACCTGGAAGCAGGCACAGTCAAGTTTGAGATCTGGGACACGGCAGGCCAGGAGAAGTACCACAGCGTCTGCCACCTCTACTACCGGGGTGCCCACGCTGCTCTCCTCGTTTACGACATCACTAATAAG GAAACACTCAACAGAGCAAAGCTGTGGCTGGGGGACCTGGAGaaggaatttcttcctgatgaaATCGTCATCGCTTTGGTGGGCAACAAGACGGACCTTGCTGCTGACCGAGAAGTCGCCACCGAG GAAGGGGAAGAGTTTGCAAGGACCAAAGGCCTCCTGTTCATGGAGACATCTGCAAAATCCAACCACCAAGTAAATGATATCTTTATGGCCATAG CCCAAGAGCTCCTGCAGCGAGAACAGAAGAAGGCATCTGCCCCATCCCCACATGGGAGGTCAACAGTCAAcctgaggcagagcagggcaaggatggggtgctgccagctctgA
- the PRLH gene encoding prolactin-releasing peptide isoform X2 has translation MKLGAACLLCLLLACLTLPVAHGRIRERSMEIRNPDIDPSWYTGRGIRPVGRFGRRRALGEGTHPGGAGRRQACAPPRPHPQPPREERSP, from the exons ATGAAGCTGGGGGCCGCCTGCCTCCTGTGCCTGCTGCTCGCCTGCCTGACCCTGCCTGTCGCCCACGGCCGCATCCGCGAGCGCTCCATGGAAATCAGGA ACCCGGACATCGATCCCTCCTGGTACACGGGGCGTGGGATCCGGCCCGTGGGGCGCTTCGGGCGGCGGCGAGCCCTGGGCGAGGGCACCCATCCCGGGGGGGCTGGCCGGCGGCAAGCctgcgcccccccccgcccgcacccccagcccccccgggaGGAGCGGAGCCCCTGA
- the PRLH gene encoding prolactin-releasing peptide isoform X1: MKLGAACLLCLLLACLTLPVAHGRIRERSMEIRSKENRNPDIDPSWYTGRGIRPVGRFGRRRALGEGTHPGGAGRRQACAPPRPHPQPPREERSP, encoded by the exons ATGAAGCTGGGGGCCGCCTGCCTCCTGTGCCTGCTGCTCGCCTGCCTGACCCTGCCTGTCGCCCACGGCCGCATCCGCGAGCGCTCCATGGAAATCAGGAGTAAGGAGAACAGGA ACCCGGACATCGATCCCTCCTGGTACACGGGGCGTGGGATCCGGCCCGTGGGGCGCTTCGGGCGGCGGCGAGCCCTGGGCGAGGGCACCCATCCCGGGGGGGCTGGCCGGCGGCAAGCctgcgcccccccccgcccgcacccccagcccccccgggaGGAGCGGAGCCCCTGA
- the RAB17 gene encoding ras-related protein Rab-17 isoform X2 encodes MTSRSRCQPWDVSSFFTQTLNLEAGTVKFEIWDTAGQEKYHSVCHLYYRGAHAALLVYDITNKETLNRAKLWLGDLEKEFLPDEIVIALVGNKTDLAADREVATEEGEEFARTKGLLFMETSAKSNHQVNDIFMAIAQELLQREQKKASAPSPHGRSTVNLRQSRARMGCCQL; translated from the exons ATGACTTCAAGGAGTCGCTGCCAACCGTGGGATGTGA GCTCCTTCTTCACGCAGACGCTCAACCTGGAAGCAGGCACAGTCAAGTTTGAGATCTGGGACACGGCAGGCCAGGAGAAGTACCACAGCGTCTGCCACCTCTACTACCGGGGTGCCCACGCTGCTCTCCTCGTTTACGACATCACTAATAAG GAAACACTCAACAGAGCAAAGCTGTGGCTGGGGGACCTGGAGaaggaatttcttcctgatgaaATCGTCATCGCTTTGGTGGGCAACAAGACGGACCTTGCTGCTGACCGAGAAGTCGCCACCGAG GAAGGGGAAGAGTTTGCAAGGACCAAAGGCCTCCTGTTCATGGAGACATCTGCAAAATCCAACCACCAAGTAAATGATATCTTTATGGCCATAG CCCAAGAGCTCCTGCAGCGAGAACAGAAGAAGGCATCTGCCCCATCCCCACATGGGAGGTCAACAGTCAAcctgaggcagagcagggcaaggatggggtgctgccagctctgA